In Cyanobacteria bacterium GSL.Bin1, the following proteins share a genomic window:
- a CDS encoding glycosyltransferase: MKRNILVSIIINNYNYQRYLPEAIDSALKQTYHNIEVIVVDDASTDNSRQVIARYEDQILSILRPTNGKQAAALNDGFNASQGEIIIFLDADDYLFSNAVERIVTAWQERTAKIHYRLQVVNNLSQSLGYCYPPDTVSLAEGEVWQDLLETGGYVSVPMSGNAYSHETLSQLFPIPDQYKLTADDYLKISIPFYGKVLKIDEPLGAYRIHNSNQWALSSVTGSRFRRFVNHDLQNYALLVEKAKQFKHKLPEDLETRSLGRIWSRLASLRLEPEQHPIATDSSLKLAVCGIKALWQYSNHNLPKRLIYTVWLLCVSLLPLSMAKQAITWFYAPHLRPKLVNHTLSQIRALVSSPNCEKG, encoded by the coding sequence ATGAAACGTAATATATTAGTGAGTATTATTATTAATAATTATAATTATCAAAGGTATTTACCTGAAGCAATTGATAGTGCCCTAAAGCAAACTTATCATAATATAGAAGTAATAGTGGTCGATGATGCTTCTACAGATAATTCTCGGCAGGTAATTGCTAGATATGAAGATCAAATTCTCTCCATACTGCGTCCAACGAACGGTAAACAAGCTGCTGCTCTTAACGATGGTTTTAACGCTAGCCAAGGGGAAATAATTATTTTTCTCGATGCCGATGATTATCTATTTAGTAATGCAGTAGAACGCATTGTCACAGCTTGGCAAGAAAGAACGGCTAAAATACATTATCGTCTGCAAGTTGTTAATAATTTAAGCCAATCCTTAGGGTACTGTTATCCTCCCGATACAGTCTCTTTAGCCGAGGGAGAAGTATGGCAAGATTTGTTAGAAACAGGGGGTTATGTTAGTGTTCCGATGAGCGGAAATGCTTACAGTCATGAAACCTTAAGTCAGCTATTTCCTATTCCAGACCAATATAAGTTAACTGCTGATGATTATCTCAAGATTTCTATTCCTTTTTATGGCAAAGTGCTTAAAATTGATGAACCTTTAGGTGCTTATCGTATACACAACAGTAATCAATGGGCTTTATCAAGCGTTACAGGCAGTCGTTTTCGCCGATTTGTCAATCATGATTTACAAAATTATGCTTTGTTAGTAGAAAAAGCAAAGCAATTTAAACATAAATTGCCAGAAGATTTAGAAACGCGATCGCTAGGTCGAATATGGTCGCGTTTAGCTTCATTACGCTTAGAGCCTGAACAACACCCCATTGCCACTGATAGCTCTCTAAAACTTGCAGTCTGCGGAATTAAGGCATTATGGCAATATTCCAACCATAATTTACCTAAACGCCTAATTTACACAGTTTGGTTGCTCTGCGTAAGTTTACTGCCCTTATCTATGGCTAAACAGG
- a CDS encoding glycosyltransferase family 1 protein yields MDKEIFANERVFFYCVQPESPPKAACQYYNAAYHHSAISIAEGLKELGVEFYSNINYWRISPDQDDYLFNYNPEVTLQDCSIVVISLPWFLRGQPFPQELFHCNRNYKVVYIDREDGLKTFSWGPKFRQFDLILKTHYCYGDWYPNNVKPWAFGLTNRILNVAKVNDLAFDKRKKSILFNFRMKKNSHTLRKKIYKKFVPKVSTVLSIDSTIEQLSKKPTIPLEKLLWEQTGKRHNNSYYKRLGQTQACACFGGYFVNSWPRDQGCYLSRLQERIIAKLGLETNRIVQWDSWRLWESFALGCATFHVDFEKYGLLLPIMPQNWHHYIGIDLKSINTTTQIIMENPELIKQIATQGQAWAIKNYSPVPVAKRFLNTVLSL; encoded by the coding sequence ATGGATAAAGAAATATTTGCAAACGAAAGGGTATTTTTTTATTGCGTACAGCCTGAATCGCCTCCTAAGGCTGCTTGTCAATATTACAATGCTGCATATCATCATTCGGCTATTTCTATTGCTGAAGGTCTGAAAGAGCTTGGTGTTGAATTTTACTCAAATATTAACTACTGGCGAATTTCTCCAGATCAAGATGATTATTTATTTAATTATAATCCTGAAGTTACACTTCAAGACTGTTCAATCGTAGTAATTAGCTTGCCTTGGTTTTTGAGGGGACAGCCATTTCCACAGGAGCTATTTCATTGTAATCGTAATTATAAAGTAGTTTATATTGACAGAGAAGATGGTTTAAAGACTTTTTCATGGGGTCCGAAATTTAGGCAATTTGATTTAATACTAAAAACACATTATTGTTATGGTGATTGGTACCCTAACAATGTTAAGCCTTGGGCATTTGGGCTCACAAATAGAATTCTTAATGTAGCCAAAGTAAACGACTTAGCTTTTGATAAAAGAAAAAAAAGCATCCTTTTTAATTTCCGGATGAAGAAGAATTCACATACGTTGCGAAAGAAAATTTATAAAAAATTTGTACCTAAAGTCTCTACTGTATTATCCATAGATTCAACTATAGAGCAACTTAGCAAGAAACCTACAATCCCTCTTGAAAAGCTACTCTGGGAGCAAACTGGTAAGCGTCATAATAATAGTTACTATAAGCGTTTAGGTCAGACTCAAGCGTGTGCTTGCTTTGGAGGATACTTTGTCAATTCGTGGCCCCGTGATCAAGGATGTTACCTAAGCCGACTACAAGAGCGAATTATTGCCAAACTAGGTTTAGAAACAAATCGAATTGTTCAATGGGATAGTTGGCGATTATGGGAGTCTTTTGCCTTAGGATGCGCAACTTTTCATGTTGACTTTGAAAAATATGGATTACTACTTCCTATAATGCCACAAAATTGGCATCATTACATTGGTATCGATTTAAAGTCTATCAATACAACAACTCAAATCATTATGGAAAATCCCGAATTAATTAAGCAAATAGCTACTCAAGGTCAAGCATGGGCAATTAAAAACTATAGTCCTGTTCCAGTTGCAAAAAGATTTTTAAATACAGTCTTGAGTTTATGA
- a CDS encoding sulfotransferase encodes MSLLPNFLIIGAAKAGTTSLCHYLSQHPEIYISPEKEPRFFSPEFYTRDNSGLIRSQIRQKPMSLEEYYQLFKDVKNEVAIGEASTEYLYYPETAQRIKNLIPKVKLIAILRDPVERAFSAYCYQLRDGCETLSFERAIEEETSRLQQNWRPGWLYIRGGYYYSQLKPYFNLFSQEQMRIYLFSDFQQNPSEICQDIFDFLNVEPNFIIKDLSVKNISEVPKSKAIANFLRQKTLPKSLTKKFLPDLIYTNTSKKIKSILFKPKVPLDKKIRKKLSLLFEKEVLSLEKEINRDLSKWLSY; translated from the coding sequence ATGTCATTATTACCAAATTTTTTGATTATAGGAGCTGCGAAAGCCGGAACTACATCTTTATGTCACTATTTGAGTCAACATCCAGAAATATATATAAGCCCAGAAAAAGAACCTCGCTTTTTTTCTCCAGAATTTTATACAAGAGATAATAGCGGTTTAATTAGAAGTCAAATTCGTCAAAAACCAATGTCTCTAGAAGAGTATTATCAATTGTTTAAAGATGTTAAAAATGAGGTAGCCATTGGTGAGGCTAGTACTGAATATCTCTACTATCCAGAGACAGCTCAAAGAATTAAAAATTTAATTCCTAAAGTTAAGCTTATTGCTATCCTTCGTGATCCAGTTGAAAGAGCATTTTCAGCTTACTGCTATCAATTGAGAGATGGCTGCGAAACACTCTCTTTTGAGCGGGCAATAGAAGAAGAAACTTCTAGATTACAGCAAAATTGGCGTCCAGGTTGGTTATACATCAGGGGAGGTTATTACTATTCACAATTGAAACCTTACTTCAACCTTTTTTCTCAAGAACAAATGCGAATATATTTGTTCTCTGATTTTCAACAGAATCCTTCTGAAATTTGTCAGGATATCTTTGACTTCCTTAATGTTGAACCAAATTTTATCATAAAAGATTTAAGTGTTAAAAATATTTCAGAAGTGCCAAAAAGCAAAGCTATAGCAAATTTTTTAAGACAAAAAACTTTACCTAAATCTTTGACAAAAAAGTTTTTACCTGATTTGATATACACTAATACTTCAAAAAAAATAAAGTCGATTTTATTTAAGCCCAAGGTACCTTTAGATAAAAAAATAAGGAAGAAGTTATCTCTTTTATTCGAAAAGGAAGTTCTCAGCCTTGAAAAAGAAATAAATAGAGATTTATCTAAATGGCTATCTTATTAA
- a CDS encoding sulfotransferase, giving the protein MTFPNFLIIGAAKSGTTSLHYYLSQHPEIFMTSVKEPRFFALENKKLDFQGPDKEIINSTSITNYKDYLSLFHEVNEEKAIGETSPLYLYCEEAAERINFYLPDVKLIAILRNPIDRAFSCYTHLLREGYETLPFVEALKVEKSRILDNWPHLWHYVNGGFYYKQLVPYHKIFGSEKVQIYLYDELVKNPIQLLIKIFEYLEVDSTFTPNLSKKNISGVPKNRLLHNIFNRKSLGRDITKFILPESIRKQISQNVQKCNLEKKPVMTDFERNTLTDIYREDIQRLQGLIQQDLTCWL; this is encoded by the coding sequence ATGACATTTCCTAATTTTTTGATAATTGGTGCAGCAAAATCAGGAACTACGTCTCTTCACTACTACTTAAGTCAACATCCCGAAATCTTTATGACATCCGTAAAGGAACCCAGATTTTTTGCTCTAGAAAATAAAAAACTCGATTTTCAGGGACCAGACAAAGAAATCATTAATTCAACATCGATTACAAATTACAAAGATTATTTATCTCTATTTCATGAAGTGAATGAAGAGAAAGCAATTGGAGAAACATCTCCTTTGTATCTCTACTGTGAGGAAGCCGCAGAGCGAATTAACTTTTACTTGCCTGACGTGAAGCTCATTGCAATTCTCAGAAATCCTATTGATAGAGCTTTTTCTTGCTATACACATCTTCTAAGAGAAGGATACGAGACTCTACCTTTTGTGGAAGCATTGAAGGTTGAAAAATCGAGAATCCTAGATAACTGGCCACATCTCTGGCATTATGTAAATGGTGGTTTTTATTACAAACAACTTGTACCCTACCACAAAATTTTTGGCAGTGAAAAAGTACAGATTTATTTATATGATGAGTTAGTAAAAAATCCTATTCAGCTTCTAATCAAAATATTTGAGTATCTCGAAGTTGACAGCACTTTTACACCAAATCTTTCAAAAAAAAATATTTCAGGTGTTCCAAAAAACCGTTTACTCCATAACATTTTTAATCGAAAAAGTCTTGGGAGAGATATAACAAAATTTATCCTTCCTGAGTCTATAAGGAAACAAATATCTCAGAACGTACAGAAGTGTAATTTAGAAAAAAAGCCTGTAATGACTGATTTTGAAAGAAATACATTGACTGATATATATCGGGAAGATATTCAAAGATTGCAGGGTCTAATCCAGCAAGATTTAACATGTTGGTTATAG
- a CDS encoding ATP-binding cassette domain-containing protein, which yields MNLLRRLLYILPATKFQIAQIILLFIFASSLEVFGIGIIGPFLGLAINPGQLNDYAILRTLYDSTNIDSEANFIALIGLGVILIFLLKSFFAWYTQAHIARFSDEQQKQIIDKMIAGYLEAPYIYHTQKNTASIVDTVIEVANTFTLGTLNPLLTSIANMFVMVALLILLFSASRIMMLVLLIMFLPVLLMLNLFKERVQNWGKTTRQSKENIIRIINHSFGGVKETKVIGCEEYFKSQIKLHTKNLRDSHSHFVSFKILPRFLVESMMVLTVVAIIVSFLIIGRDTQELIPVLGVYALASIRILPAISNTLTGLAILKNSSFTVNQIFSDIVELERLNTEFKGSKHLFASRGMTSYCAELSPSFTKAITVEGVSYSYPSSSRYSVEDISFTICKGDSIAFIGKSGAGKTTLVDLLLGLLVPQEGDILLDGKSIYGNLEAWQKIVGYIPQSIFLTDDTLEKNIAFGVEDSYINHEKLWQAIELAQLSEVVEQLPNGINTLVGERGILLSGGQRQRVGIARALYRESEILVLDEATAALDNDTEKLIAKAINSLSGQKTIITIAHRLSTVKECDRIYRLEHGKIVEQGSYDEVVLRKASA from the coding sequence ATGAATCTATTAAGGCGTCTACTGTATATTCTACCAGCAACAAAATTCCAGATAGCTCAAATTATTCTTTTATTTATTTTTGCCTCCAGTTTAGAGGTTTTCGGAATTGGAATTATTGGTCCTTTCTTAGGATTAGCCATTAATCCAGGTCAGTTAAACGATTATGCAATACTAAGAACACTGTACGATTCTACTAACATCGATAGTGAAGCTAACTTCATTGCACTTATAGGTTTAGGCGTAATCTTAATTTTTTTACTCAAGTCATTTTTTGCGTGGTACACGCAGGCTCATATCGCAAGGTTCAGTGATGAACAACAAAAACAAATTATAGACAAAATGATAGCTGGGTATTTAGAAGCACCATATATATATCACACGCAGAAAAACACAGCTTCTATAGTAGACACAGTGATTGAGGTTGCCAATACCTTTACATTAGGCACACTCAACCCTCTTCTAACTTCAATAGCTAATATGTTTGTCATGGTGGCTCTTCTCATACTTCTGTTCAGTGCGAGTAGGATTATGATGTTAGTGCTACTGATTATGTTTCTCCCAGTCTTGTTGATGCTTAATCTCTTTAAGGAAAGGGTTCAAAACTGGGGTAAAACAACTAGGCAAAGTAAAGAAAACATTATTAGAATCATTAATCATTCCTTTGGAGGAGTGAAAGAAACGAAAGTCATTGGCTGTGAGGAATACTTTAAATCCCAAATTAAACTACATACTAAAAACTTAAGAGATTCTCATAGTCACTTTGTTAGTTTTAAGATCTTGCCACGTTTCTTAGTAGAGTCCATGATGGTACTCACTGTTGTAGCAATTATTGTTTCTTTTCTAATCATCGGTAGAGATACACAAGAACTTATACCTGTACTAGGTGTATATGCGTTAGCTTCAATTCGAATCTTACCCGCAATAAGCAACACATTAACTGGTTTAGCTATCTTAAAGAATTCGAGTTTTACTGTCAATCAAATATTTTCGGATATCGTTGAACTGGAGCGACTTAATACTGAATTCAAGGGATCGAAGCACTTATTTGCTTCTAGAGGCATGACATCTTACTGTGCTGAACTCTCTCCAAGTTTTACCAAAGCTATCACAGTCGAAGGAGTTTCTTATAGTTATCCTAGCTCTAGTCGATATTCTGTTGAGGACATATCATTCACTATATGCAAAGGAGACTCTATAGCATTTATTGGTAAATCAGGTGCTGGAAAAACTACATTGGTCGATTTATTATTAGGTTTGTTAGTTCCACAAGAGGGCGATATTTTACTAGATGGAAAATCCATTTACGGTAATTTAGAGGCTTGGCAAAAAATTGTAGGCTATATACCCCAAAGCATTTTCCTAACAGATGATACTCTGGAAAAAAATATTGCTTTTGGGGTAGAAGATTCCTACATAAACCATGAAAAGCTATGGCAAGCAATTGAGCTGGCCCAGTTGTCAGAAGTTGTTGAACAGTTACCTAACGGAATTAATACCTTAGTTGGAGAACGGGGTATTCTTCTTTCTGGTGGTCAGAGGCAGAGAGTAGGAATTGCTCGGGCGTTATATCGCGAAAGTGAAATTCTAGTGTTGGACGAAGCCACAGCAGCATTGGATAACGATACTGAAAAATTGATTGCTAAGGCTATTAATTCCCTGAGTGGTCAAAAAACTATCATTACAATTGCTCACAGGCTTTCTACTGTTAAGGAATGTGATCGAATCTATAGACTAGAACATGGAAAAATAGTAGAGCAGGGATCCTATGATGAAGTAGTTTTACGAAAAGCTTCAGCATGA